A portion of the Rhodococcus pseudokoreensis genome contains these proteins:
- a CDS encoding serine/threonine-protein kinase: protein MEQEQSERGIGPEYLVAGRYRLRSKLGGGGMGAVWLARDTLLHRDVAIKQVTTTAGLDPDEARRVRDRTMREGRNAAKLAHRHSIAMYDVALEAGEPWLVMEYLPSRSLAQAMNIADTLPPLEVAQIGAQVADALTAAHAAGIVHRDIKPGNILVADRGRELGTVKISDFGIARAKGDSADTANGVITGTPAYFSPEVARGQDPTEASDVFSLGSTLYTVVEGQPPFGIDSDSIALLHRVAKAEIYRPSKAGPLTDTLLHLLEPDPARRPTMAEARDALARVAMAGDGNVAHLVGSPVYSADGTIPAWAHRSTPLPDSRRRGKLVGSTQAGLPAVHQSTPLKNVPRPLGRLQWPPRPAKPAPGSPAPTVRDQVVAWAPIAMGVMVAILILAVLVAVIVLLAQP from the coding sequence ATGGAGCAGGAGCAGAGCGAAAGGGGCATCGGACCCGAATACCTGGTGGCCGGAAGGTACCGCCTGCGGTCCAAACTGGGCGGCGGCGGAATGGGCGCGGTCTGGCTCGCACGGGACACCCTGCTGCACCGCGACGTCGCCATCAAACAGGTCACCACGACGGCCGGACTCGACCCCGACGAGGCCCGCCGGGTCCGCGACCGCACCATGCGGGAAGGCCGCAACGCCGCCAAACTCGCGCACCGGCATTCCATCGCGATGTACGACGTGGCGCTCGAGGCCGGGGAGCCCTGGCTGGTGATGGAGTACCTGCCGTCCCGCAGCCTCGCCCAGGCGATGAACATCGCCGACACCCTGCCCCCGCTCGAGGTCGCCCAGATCGGCGCGCAGGTGGCCGACGCGCTCACCGCCGCCCACGCCGCGGGGATCGTGCACCGGGACATCAAGCCGGGCAACATCCTCGTCGCCGACCGCGGCCGGGAACTCGGCACCGTCAAGATCAGCGACTTCGGTATCGCCCGGGCCAAGGGCGATTCCGCGGACACCGCGAACGGGGTCATCACCGGCACGCCGGCGTACTTCTCCCCCGAGGTCGCCCGCGGTCAGGACCCCACCGAGGCCAGCGACGTCTTCTCGCTCGGGTCCACGCTGTACACCGTCGTCGAAGGACAGCCGCCGTTCGGGATCGACTCCGATTCCATCGCACTCCTGCACCGGGTCGCGAAGGCCGAGATCTACCGTCCGAGCAAGGCCGGACCGCTCACCGACACGCTGCTGCACCTTCTCGAACCCGACCCGGCGCGTCGCCCGACGATGGCCGAGGCCCGCGACGCCCTGGCCCGGGTGGCCATGGCCGGGGACGGCAACGTCGCGCACCTCGTCGGCTCGCCCGTCTATTCCGCGGACGGCACCATCCCGGCGTGGGCTCACCGTTCGACACCGTTGCCCGACTCACGGCGCCGCGGCAAACTGGTCGGTTCCACGCAGGCCGGGCTGCCCGCCGTCCATCAGAGCACGCCGTTGAAGAACGTGCCGCGTCCGCTCGGCCGGTTGCAGTGGCCTCCGCGCCCGGCGAAACCCGCTCCGGGTTCACCGGCTCCCACGGTCCGCGACCAGGTGGTCGCGTGGGCGCCGATCGCCATGGGTGTCATGGTCGCGATCCTGATCCTGGCCGTGCTCGTGGCCGTGATCGTCCTGCTCGCGCAGCCCTGA
- a CDS encoding alpha/beta fold hydrolase, producing the protein MDTSRTTPTRTGIEIAYRDSGEPSVPADVPPVPVVLVHGMGGDGGTWDRFARALVAQGRRVLVPDLRGHGRSARAGSYLFEEFGADVVEVCDNLGLTRVDLVGHSLGGHAASLAAQARPGLVRRLVIEEAPLPLRPGDPEQVFANRLPSLPELWHATTSVIRHPRAVFAFDRSMTGSAIEQFRRPDPLWWDRLPDIEADTLILRGGPGGMVDPRKLDSAVAAIPRCRVVVFPGGHSIHRDRYDEFAAEVLPFLMQPQAS; encoded by the coding sequence GTGGACACGAGCAGGACTACCCCGACGCGCACCGGCATCGAGATCGCCTACCGGGACAGCGGCGAGCCGTCGGTGCCGGCGGACGTCCCTCCCGTGCCGGTGGTGCTGGTGCACGGGATGGGCGGTGACGGCGGCACCTGGGACCGTTTCGCCCGCGCACTCGTCGCGCAGGGGAGACGCGTCCTCGTCCCGGATCTGCGGGGGCACGGTCGCAGTGCCCGAGCCGGGTCGTATCTGTTCGAGGAGTTCGGCGCCGACGTGGTGGAGGTGTGCGACAACCTGGGGCTGACGAGGGTGGACCTCGTGGGGCACTCGCTCGGCGGTCATGCCGCGTCGCTCGCGGCGCAGGCCCGGCCGGGGCTGGTCCGCCGGCTGGTGATCGAGGAGGCCCCGCTCCCGTTGCGTCCCGGTGACCCGGAACAGGTGTTCGCGAACCGGTTGCCGTCGCTGCCGGAACTGTGGCACGCGACGACGAGCGTCATCCGGCATCCGCGGGCGGTGTTCGCCTTCGACCGGTCGATGACGGGCTCCGCGATCGAGCAGTTCCGCCGCCCGGATCCGTTGTGGTGGGACCGATTGCCGGACATCGAGGCCGATACGCTCATCCTGCGCGGCGGACCGGGCGGGATGGTCGACCCGCGCAAGCTCGACTCCGCGGTCGCGGCGATACCGAGGTGCCGGGTGGTGGTGTTTCCCGGCGGGCACAGCATTCACCGCGACCGGTACGACGAGTTCGCGGCGGAGGTCCTGCCGTTTCTCATGCAGCCTCAGGCGAGCTGA
- a CDS encoding DNA polymerase Y family protein, which translates to MSRVLALWCPDWPAVAAAAAADLPPTHPVAVTSGNRVIACSAPARADGVRRGLRRRESQARCPRLHVVAADPDRDARLFEPVASAVDAVAPGVEVLRPGLVVLSARGVARYFGSEEAAAERLVDQVSAVGVECQVGIADQLSTAVIAARRATLVPPGEGAVFLAPLPMRELAAEPSLAAPHRGELVDLLHRLGLRTIGSFAALSAGDVASRFGTDAVLAHRAARGEPERPPSGRSLPPDLEVEERCDPVIERVDAAAFAGRALAEKLHRTLSDAAVACTRLSISASTGNGEQLSRIWRCAEPLTPEATADRVRWQLDGWLTGRSEKRPTAGIAVLRLEPVEVVAAGALQLGLWGGVGDQDERARRALVRVQGLLGGEAVQVGVLSGGRGPAERITLLPLGDELIPRNDPSEPWPGTLPEPAPAAVLTAYPEVWMSDDRGTAVTVTERGVFSAPPARLRWGSREWAVCGWAGPWPVDERWWDPPAARTAARAQVLLEESRALLVICTAGRWSVEGIYE; encoded by the coding sequence GTGAGCCGGGTGCTGGCGTTGTGGTGCCCCGACTGGCCCGCGGTCGCGGCGGCCGCCGCCGCGGATCTCCCGCCCACCCATCCGGTGGCGGTGACGTCGGGCAACCGGGTGATCGCCTGTTCGGCACCGGCCCGCGCGGACGGGGTGCGGCGGGGTCTGCGCCGCCGCGAGTCCCAGGCCCGGTGCCCCCGGTTGCACGTGGTGGCAGCCGATCCCGACCGCGACGCGCGGCTGTTCGAGCCGGTCGCCTCCGCCGTCGACGCGGTGGCGCCCGGCGTCGAGGTGTTGCGGCCCGGTCTCGTGGTGCTGTCCGCTCGCGGCGTCGCCCGGTATTTCGGTTCGGAGGAAGCCGCCGCGGAACGGCTGGTGGATCAGGTGTCGGCGGTGGGGGTGGAGTGCCAGGTCGGTATCGCCGATCAGCTGTCGACGGCCGTGATCGCCGCGCGCAGAGCAACTCTCGTGCCACCCGGTGAGGGGGCGGTCTTCCTGGCGCCGCTCCCGATGCGGGAACTGGCCGCGGAGCCGAGCCTCGCGGCGCCGCACCGCGGGGAGCTGGTCGATCTGCTGCACCGGCTCGGGTTGCGCACGATCGGCAGTTTCGCCGCACTGTCGGCGGGCGATGTGGCGTCGCGGTTCGGAACCGATGCGGTGCTGGCGCACCGGGCCGCGCGGGGTGAGCCGGAGCGTCCGCCGTCGGGGCGGTCGCTGCCCCCGGACCTGGAGGTCGAGGAACGGTGCGATCCCGTCATCGAACGGGTCGACGCCGCCGCCTTCGCGGGACGGGCATTGGCGGAGAAGCTTCATCGCACGCTGTCGGACGCCGCGGTGGCCTGCACCCGGCTGTCGATCTCGGCGAGCACCGGCAACGGTGAACAACTGTCCCGGATCTGGAGGTGCGCGGAACCGCTGACACCCGAGGCGACAGCGGACCGGGTGCGGTGGCAGCTGGACGGGTGGCTCACCGGACGCAGCGAGAAGCGGCCCACCGCCGGTATCGCCGTCCTGCGGCTCGAGCCGGTGGAGGTGGTGGCGGCAGGCGCCCTGCAGCTGGGGTTGTGGGGTGGAGTCGGCGATCAGGACGAACGGGCCCGGCGGGCTCTGGTGCGGGTGCAGGGCCTGCTCGGCGGGGAAGCCGTGCAGGTGGGGGTCCTCAGCGGCGGGCGGGGCCCGGCGGAGCGCATCACGTTGCTGCCGTTGGGTGACGAGTTGATTCCTCGCAACGACCCGTCGGAGCCGTGGCCGGGCACGTTGCCGGAACCGGCGCCCGCCGCGGTGCTGACCGCCTATCCGGAGGTGTGGATGTCGGACGATCGGGGTACGGCTGTGACGGTCACGGAACGTGGTGTGTTCAGTGCACCCCCCGCGCGGCTGCGGTGGGGGAGCAGAGAGTGGGCGGTGTGCGGATGGGCCGGACCGTGGCCGGTGGACGAGCGGTGGTGGGACCCTCCGGCGGCGCGGACGGCGGCCAGGGCCCAGGTGCTGCTGGAGGAGTCGCGGGCGCTGCTGGTGATCTGCACGGCAGGCCGCTGGTCGGTGGAGGGAATCTATGAGTGA
- a CDS encoding ATP-binding protein, with protein MPRPRDRASIESVQPVNTSAGGAQYAGAVTAPVPPGGLPMPRLERRTGGRIVGGVAGGIADQLGVDVMKVRVAFACLAALAGAGIVGYGLLWIFTAAGSDTEKPSASERRRAYGLIAIGLAGASALSWLFSGRVGSVIAPIIVVAVGAALVWREFDSEGPRTVIGLPQRPTVLTWARVLGGVTLIVSGLGVVILAQVDFAALRSSLLAVVVTLVGAGLLTVPLWLRLWRALGAERAARIRNEEREEIASHLHDSVLQTLALIQKQADHPQEVARLARGQERELRKWLFGGGDTDHSSLAEALRIIAGEVEDHHGVTVRPVTVGDVALDVDGTGEGLSKESFTAVLGATREALVNAAKHSGETDINLFAEAEREQVSVFVRDRGVGFDVDEVSPDRQGLAKSIRGRIERRGGHVDVRSAPGKGTEVRIHMPRNGRARAGAGTAESADTGVEDVPFSQGA; from the coding sequence ATGCCGCGGCCCCGGGATCGTGCCAGTATCGAAAGTGTGCAACCTGTGAACACGTCCGCGGGCGGCGCCCAGTACGCGGGCGCCGTGACCGCGCCGGTACCGCCCGGCGGTCTCCCCATGCCGCGGCTCGAACGCCGGACCGGTGGCCGCATCGTCGGCGGCGTCGCAGGTGGTATCGCCGACCAGCTGGGTGTCGACGTGATGAAGGTGCGGGTCGCGTTCGCCTGTCTCGCCGCGCTCGCCGGCGCGGGCATCGTCGGCTACGGGCTGTTGTGGATCTTCACGGCCGCGGGTTCGGACACCGAGAAGCCCAGTGCGTCCGAGCGGCGCAGAGCGTACGGGCTGATCGCGATCGGCCTGGCCGGGGCGTCTGCGTTGTCGTGGTTGTTCAGCGGCCGGGTCGGTTCGGTGATCGCACCGATCATCGTGGTGGCGGTCGGCGCGGCCCTCGTGTGGCGCGAATTCGATTCGGAGGGGCCGCGCACCGTCATCGGGTTGCCGCAGCGCCCCACCGTCCTCACCTGGGCGCGGGTCCTCGGCGGCGTGACGCTCATCGTGTCCGGTCTCGGTGTGGTGATCCTCGCGCAGGTCGACTTCGCCGCGCTGCGTTCGTCGTTGCTGGCGGTCGTGGTCACCCTGGTCGGCGCCGGACTGCTGACCGTGCCCCTGTGGCTGCGGCTGTGGCGGGCGCTGGGGGCGGAGCGTGCCGCCCGGATCCGCAACGAGGAGCGTGAGGAGATCGCGTCGCACCTGCACGACTCCGTCCTGCAGACCCTGGCGCTGATCCAGAAACAGGCCGACCATCCGCAGGAGGTCGCGCGGCTCGCGCGGGGGCAGGAACGGGAACTGCGCAAGTGGTTGTTCGGTGGGGGAGACACCGACCATTCGAGCCTGGCGGAGGCGTTGCGCATCATCGCGGGCGAGGTCGAGGACCACCACGGCGTCACCGTGCGGCCGGTGACGGTCGGCGACGTGGCGCTCGACGTCGACGGCACCGGCGAGGGGCTGTCGAAGGAGAGTTTCACGGCGGTGCTCGGCGCGACGCGCGAAGCTCTGGTCAACGCCGCCAAGCATTCCGGGGAGACCGACATCAACCTGTTCGCCGAGGCCGAGCGCGAGCAGGTCAGTGTGTTCGTCCGCGACCGCGGCGTCGGATTCGACGTCGACGAGGTGTCCCCGGACCGGCAGGGGCTGGCGAAGTCGATTCGCGGGCGGATCGAACGGCGAGGCGGGCACGTCGACGTGCGGTCCGCGCCCGGCAAGGGCACCGAGGTGCGAATCCACATGCCGCGGAACGGCCGGGCGCGCGCGGGAGCGGGGACCGCCGAGAGCGCGGACACCGGGGTCGAGGACGTGCCGTTCAGTCAGGGCGCGTGA
- a CDS encoding PspC domain-containing protein: protein MYGRCGDRNDGRMSNGSFQEQIQDLWRTRPVRLPGRGHVAGVCAGIGYRYGVDPVLIRVAFVVSTIFGGAGVLLYLACWLALTKSGDPASPAESLMGRGHSSDSGTKTVVLLVALAIVVSTVGPFGVGLGGSGLISMALMLGGLWLLYQRQPIPPPSPVGAVAPGVGTGYPGTSFSPGQFGANPFGPGTYGSGAYGPYTKLPDSYTPSAPPTTGPPADATGEAPTEALQSETPAAQTDPVSFEKSPTAGPRVDTPSAPFAPLEPRPPAWDPLGVAPFAWDLPEPARTTTPAVQPERTHSRLTTMVIGLAILAAAAATALAVATGSDWLNPGRIGAVALAVIGVGLLIGGFLRKGYGLLVVAGPLAGFVILASLVGSLDLNSENMGDRTWVPLTAADIDPAYSGGFGSFTLDLRNVTLTEDKTVDVSGQFGEVVVLLPPGMNVENHCTAQFGDAQCLPDGLDGGADGTDGHVLTLNADIRFGSMEVRRG from the coding sequence ATGTACGGGCGATGCGGCGACCGGAACGATGGTCGTATGAGCAATGGGAGCTTCCAAGAGCAGATACAGGATCTGTGGCGGACCCGACCGGTGCGGTTGCCCGGCCGTGGCCACGTCGCCGGTGTCTGTGCGGGAATCGGCTACCGCTACGGCGTCGATCCCGTACTGATACGAGTCGCGTTCGTCGTGTCCACCATTTTCGGCGGCGCCGGTGTGCTCCTCTACCTGGCGTGCTGGCTCGCCCTCACGAAGTCGGGCGACCCGGCCTCCCCCGCGGAGTCGCTGATGGGACGCGGTCACAGTTCCGACTCGGGCACCAAGACCGTGGTCCTTCTCGTCGCACTGGCGATCGTGGTGAGCACCGTCGGCCCCTTCGGAGTCGGCCTCGGCGGTTCCGGGCTGATCAGCATGGCGCTGATGCTCGGCGGCCTGTGGCTGCTGTACCAGCGGCAGCCGATCCCCCCGCCGTCGCCTGTCGGAGCCGTCGCCCCCGGTGTCGGCACCGGCTATCCCGGGACGAGTTTCTCGCCCGGACAGTTCGGCGCCAACCCGTTCGGCCCGGGCACGTACGGTTCGGGGGCGTACGGTCCGTACACGAAGCTTCCCGACTCCTACACGCCGAGCGCACCTCCCACGACTGGGCCGCCGGCGGACGCGACCGGCGAGGCCCCGACCGAGGCACTGCAATCCGAAACCCCTGCCGCCCAGACCGATCCGGTGTCGTTCGAGAAGTCCCCGACCGCCGGCCCGCGGGTCGACACACCGTCGGCGCCGTTCGCACCGCTCGAGCCGCGGCCTCCGGCATGGGACCCGCTCGGTGTCGCGCCGTTCGCGTGGGACCTGCCCGAGCCGGCCAGGACCACCACTCCCGCAGTGCAACCGGAGCGCACGCATTCCCGCCTGACCACCATGGTGATCGGACTGGCCATCCTCGCGGCCGCGGCGGCGACGGCGCTGGCGGTCGCCACCGGATCCGACTGGCTCAACCCCGGTCGGATCGGCGCGGTCGCGCTCGCCGTCATCGGAGTGGGGCTGCTGATCGGCGGCTTCCTGCGCAAGGGCTACGGGCTTCTCGTCGTCGCAGGCCCCCTGGCCGGTTTCGTGATCCTCGCCTCGCTCGTCGGGTCACTCGACCTGAACAGCGAGAACATGGGCGACCGGACCTGGGTGCCCCTGACGGCGGCCGACATCGACCCCGCCTACTCCGGTGGGTTCGGCAGTTTCACGCTCGACCTCCGGAACGTCACGCTCACCGAGGACAAGACGGTCGACGTCAGCGGCCAGTTCGGTGAGGTCGTGGTGCTCCTGCCGCCCGGCATGAACGTCGAGAACCACTGCACCGCACAGTTCGGCGACGCGCAGTGCCTCCCCGACGGTCTCGACGGCGGTGCCGACGGCACGGACGGTCACGTCCTGACCCTCAATGCAGATATCCGGTTCGGAAGTATGGAGGTGCGCCGTGGATGA
- a CDS encoding sucrase ferredoxin, with the protein MPDTITATCSALSATDEPLAGTAAHVRGWVCVEFPGAWGRDVLDGTALGPDLARELDARADAAGVRIMFIRRPGRGTASPDRRTVLLAQSHPARSWCERLEIGYAEDLLDLDLGLVAGPAPGLGAPVTDPVALVCAHGKRDQCCAVLGRPVAAGLAAEFGDAVWECSHTGGHRFAPSLILLPTGYTYGRLSAQESVDAVRAAARGEVYRSGLRGRSCWDTPGQVAELAVRDLVDAAADELTVDANSVVTHRDGRRWVVDLEQRELPPRPASCGAAPKPVRPVVATGVRALAP; encoded by the coding sequence GTGCCTGACACGATCACCGCCACCTGCTCCGCATTGTCCGCGACCGACGAACCCCTCGCGGGCACCGCTGCGCACGTCAGGGGCTGGGTGTGCGTGGAATTCCCCGGAGCGTGGGGCCGGGACGTGCTCGACGGCACGGCGCTGGGACCGGACCTGGCCCGCGAGCTCGACGCCCGCGCCGACGCCGCCGGGGTGCGGATCATGTTCATCCGGAGGCCCGGCCGCGGCACCGCGTCACCGGATCGGCGAACGGTGCTGCTGGCGCAGTCGCACCCCGCGCGGTCGTGGTGCGAGCGGCTCGAGATCGGCTACGCGGAAGACCTGCTCGATCTGGACCTCGGTCTGGTCGCGGGGCCCGCACCCGGTCTGGGCGCGCCGGTGACGGACCCCGTCGCCCTGGTGTGCGCGCACGGGAAGAGGGACCAGTGCTGCGCCGTGCTCGGGCGGCCGGTCGCGGCCGGGCTGGCCGCGGAGTTCGGCGACGCGGTTTGGGAGTGCTCGCACACGGGCGGGCATCGGTTCGCGCCGTCGCTGATCCTGCTGCCGACGGGCTACACGTACGGCCGGCTGTCGGCGCAGGAGAGTGTCGACGCGGTCCGCGCCGCCGCCCGGGGCGAGGTGTACCGGAGCGGGCTACGCGGCCGCAGTTGCTGGGACACCCCGGGGCAGGTGGCGGAACTCGCCGTCCGCGATCTGGTGGACGCCGCCGCGGACGAGCTGACGGTGGACGCGAATTCGGTTGTCACCCACCGCGACGGGCGTCGGTGGGTCGTCGACCTCGAGCAGCGGGAACTGCCGCCGCGGCCGGCGAGTTGCGGGGCGGCGCCGAAGCCGGTGCGACCCGTGGTCGCCACCGGAGTCCGCGCCCTCGCCCCCTGA
- a CDS encoding YdeI/OmpD-associated family protein produces the protein MGAAELSVEYFTGQAEFREWLAAHHASSPGIWLKMAKKGSAHSSIDYDRALEVALCYGWIDSQVRRVDDDFFVQRFTPRSARSPWSKRNREFAEKLAEGGLLEPAGVAEVERARADGRWDRAYAGQKGAEIPQDFLDALARNPEAEAFYATLDSHNRYAVYYRLQDAKRPETRARRIEKFVQQLADRRKFHD, from the coding sequence ATGGGTGCTGCCGAGCTGAGCGTCGAGTACTTCACCGGTCAGGCCGAGTTCCGGGAGTGGCTCGCCGCTCATCACGCCTCCTCGCCCGGTATCTGGCTGAAGATGGCGAAGAAGGGGTCGGCGCATTCGTCGATCGACTACGACCGGGCGCTGGAGGTCGCGCTGTGCTACGGCTGGATCGACAGCCAGGTGCGCCGCGTCGACGACGACTTCTTCGTGCAACGGTTCACCCCACGCTCGGCACGGAGTCCGTGGTCGAAGCGGAACCGGGAGTTCGCGGAGAAACTCGCCGAGGGCGGTCTCCTCGAGCCCGCGGGCGTGGCGGAGGTCGAGCGGGCCCGGGCGGACGGCCGCTGGGACCGCGCGTACGCGGGACAGAAGGGGGCGGAGATACCGCAGGACTTCCTGGACGCCCTCGCGCGGAATCCCGAGGCCGAGGCGTTCTACGCGACACTCGACAGCCACAACCGGTACGCCGTCTACTACCGCCTGCAGGACGCCAAACGCCCGGAGACGCGTGCCCGCCGCATCGAGAAGTTCGTCCAGCAGCTGGCGGATCGCAGGAAGTTCCACGACTGA
- a CDS encoding response regulator — protein sequence MTLPETPPYRVFLVDDHAVFRSGVRAELGREADMEVVGEAGGVAEAVSGINATSPHVVLLDVHMPDGGGVAVLRGIESGPVCLALSVSDAAEDVIAVIRAGARGYVTKTISGAELADGVRRVAGGDAVFSPRLAGFVLDSFTGRSNAPEPQLDPELDSLTPRELEVLRLLARGYTYREIAEELVISVKTVETHASNVLRKTQQSNRNALTRWAHRRRID from the coding sequence GTGACTTTGCCTGAAACACCCCCGTACCGTGTCTTTCTCGTCGACGATCATGCCGTGTTCCGCTCCGGTGTCCGCGCCGAGCTGGGCAGGGAAGCGGACATGGAGGTGGTCGGCGAGGCGGGCGGTGTCGCGGAGGCGGTGTCCGGGATCAACGCCACCTCGCCGCACGTCGTACTGCTCGACGTCCACATGCCCGACGGCGGCGGTGTCGCCGTGCTGCGGGGCATCGAGTCGGGTCCGGTGTGCCTGGCGCTGAGTGTGTCCGACGCCGCCGAGGACGTGATCGCCGTGATTCGCGCGGGCGCCCGCGGGTACGTCACCAAGACGATCTCGGGCGCCGAGCTGGCCGACGGCGTACGCCGGGTGGCCGGCGGTGACGCCGTGTTCAGTCCGCGGCTCGCAGGTTTCGTCCTGGACTCCTTCACCGGACGGTCCAATGCTCCTGAGCCGCAGCTGGATCCGGAGCTGGATTCGCTGACACCGCGGGAGCTGGAAGTGCTGCGTCTGCTCGCCCGCGGTTACACGTACCGCGAGATCGCCGAGGAACTGGTGATCTCGGTGAAGACGGTCGAAACGCATGCGTCGAACGTGCTGCGGAAGACGCAGCAGTCCAACCGGAATGCGCTCACGAGGTGGGCGCACCGCAGGCGCATCGACTGA
- a CDS encoding R2-like ligand-binding oxidase, producing MSTLTPGRPYTPGRQGFSSLRDGGLNWDAFPLRLFTKGNAKFWNPTDLDFSRDAEDWEGLNSEQQRNSTYLVAQFIAGEEAVTEDIQPFMKAMAAEGRFGDEMYLTQFCFEEAKHTQVFRLWMDAVGLTRDLHPFVADNPFYRQLFYEELPGSLKVLETDPSPANQVRASVTYNHVIEGSLALTGYYAWQKVCTTRGILPGMQELVRRIGDDERRHMAWGTFTCRRHVAADDGNWGVVQERMAELMPLALGMIDWVNKQFEVQPYGLDPQEFIAYAADRAQRRLGAIESARGRPVEEIDLDYSPEALEEKFGEEDAEAMSEAAG from the coding sequence ATGTCGACACTCACGCCCGGACGTCCTTACACGCCCGGCAGGCAAGGGTTCAGCTCACTTCGCGACGGGGGACTCAACTGGGACGCGTTCCCGTTGCGGCTGTTCACGAAGGGCAATGCCAAGTTCTGGAACCCCACGGACCTCGACTTCAGCCGGGACGCGGAGGACTGGGAGGGGCTGAACTCGGAGCAGCAGCGCAACTCCACGTATCTGGTCGCACAGTTCATCGCCGGTGAGGAAGCGGTCACCGAGGACATCCAGCCGTTCATGAAGGCGATGGCCGCCGAGGGGCGCTTCGGCGACGAGATGTACCTCACGCAGTTCTGTTTCGAGGAGGCCAAGCACACCCAGGTGTTCCGGTTGTGGATGGACGCGGTGGGCCTGACCCGGGACCTGCACCCGTTCGTCGCCGACAACCCGTTCTACCGGCAGTTGTTCTACGAGGAGTTGCCGGGATCGCTGAAGGTCCTCGAGACCGATCCCAGCCCGGCCAATCAGGTGCGGGCCAGCGTCACCTACAACCACGTCATCGAGGGCAGCCTCGCGCTCACCGGGTACTACGCGTGGCAGAAGGTGTGCACGACGCGCGGAATCCTGCCGGGAATGCAGGAACTGGTCCGCAGGATCGGCGACGACGAACGACGCCACATGGCGTGGGGGACGTTCACGTGCCGCAGGCACGTCGCCGCCGACGACGGCAACTGGGGCGTGGTCCAGGAGCGGATGGCGGAGCTGATGCCGTTGGCACTGGGCATGATCGACTGGGTCAACAAGCAATTCGAGGTCCAGCCGTACGGGCTCGACCCGCAGGAGTTCATCGCGTACGCCGCGGACCGGGCGCAGCGCCGGCTGGGGGCGATCGAATCCGCGCGTGGACGCCCGGTCGAGGAGATCGACCTGGACTACTCGCCCGAGGCGCTGGAGGAGAAGTTCGGCGAGGAGGACGCCGAGGCGATGTCCGAGGCCGCGGGCTGA
- a CDS encoding VOC family protein encodes MTISFNHTIVAAKDKQASATFFTTLFGLPDAVPAGHFLAVALDNGVSLDFAEPPIEFQPQHYAFLVGEDDFDRIYGLIVEWGLDHWADPRQTLPGTINTNDGGRGVYFLDPSGHYLEIITRPYGSGR; translated from the coding sequence GTGACCATTTCTTTCAACCACACTATCGTCGCCGCCAAGGACAAGCAGGCGTCGGCGACGTTCTTCACCACGCTGTTCGGGCTGCCGGACGCCGTGCCCGCCGGACATTTCCTGGCGGTCGCCCTCGACAACGGGGTGTCCCTCGACTTCGCGGAACCGCCGATCGAATTCCAGCCGCAGCATTACGCATTCCTCGTCGGGGAGGACGACTTCGACCGGATCTACGGCCTGATCGTCGAGTGGGGTCTCGACCACTGGGCGGATCCGCGGCAGACGCTGCCGGGCACCATCAACACCAACGACGGCGGCCGGGGCGTCTACTTCCTCGACCCGTCCGGCCACTACCTGGAGATCATCACCCGCCCGTACGGGTCGGGCCGGTAG